The Sporocytophaga myxococcoides genome contains a region encoding:
- a CDS encoding PAS domain-containing sensor histidine kinase, which yields MHNRKKTLNINKKRALGKHPLLRKMILRIKAEASEFSTVKAILNSIFSIYSTDSVIILIEDNFKSKKVSKLKKFLFIHNRYLHKIINQSAIKAEKVYLIPSKSQIEITENTIKITRTQDVIFEDKISFLEIANGKVNFTPASYTHIEENTYKIRHLRFCISKLNRINFENKGQRNLNNRKIEGSTNLISSYILENIIDSTNLIIVGVSENGIIQIYNKAAEVTSGFSRKEMIGKKWFDYVTPKDVYKYYAGKTKRNLQSFETSLITKSGEEKIIHWQINEVHFGGELVGSIALGMDISGLIKYINKLNEGHEKFKALEENKLFGIVRRSPYGKYISANQTFCQLTEYSLNEITKLTLDVLTYHEDLDKERVLIDQLISGEISTYKIEKRLITKSGKVIWVEVNAAPYKNLYGKIEYFIIIIENIDQRKNAEYTLKQNEIKYKILADNPTIGFAFSDDRGFLIESNEAFHKMLGYQKNELLGRHFKDFTYHEDAKREAELLEKISTGEINDYQIEKRYMNKNKDVFWVDMNLSTVRNEKNEIQYFICITQNIDTRKKAEEALKQSEEQYRFLANTVPQIFWSADEYGIVNFFNKKWIEFTGLSVEESINNGWLSAIYPEDMVSTEKEWYEAVNQGIKYEKELRLMNKEGKYKWFLSKATPLKDAKGNIIKWFGTSMDIHDLKIAIQNLEDAYKELKKANVDLDNFIYTASHDLKAPVSNIEGLVTYLDQLLKEMYSPNEQNGEVESLIDMMYQSLAKFKKTIEDLSDVTKAQGNGTSKDLTEINLYDALEEAKITLMNDINNSKCIITYQLTAPEIKFSIKDFRSILYNLLSNAIKYRSRKRKCRITIKTYYQKDAIVLEVKDNGIGISPKNQEGMFQIFRRVHNQKLDVDGTGVGLYILKRIMDNNNGSIQVESEVDKGSTFRLIFSNQKNNL from the coding sequence ATGCACAACAGAAAGAAAACCTTAAATATCAACAAAAAGAGAGCATTAGGAAAACACCCTTTGCTACGAAAAATGATCCTCAGAATAAAAGCAGAGGCCTCTGAATTTTCTACCGTTAAAGCGATACTTAATTCCATTTTTAGCATTTACTCAACAGATTCTGTTATCATACTGATTGAAGATAACTTTAAGTCAAAGAAGGTATCTAAACTGAAAAAGTTCCTTTTTATCCACAATCGATATTTACATAAAATCATTAACCAGTCCGCAATAAAAGCGGAAAAGGTATATCTTATACCTTCAAAAAGTCAAATTGAAATTACCGAAAACACAATAAAAATTACCAGGACGCAAGATGTGATTTTTGAAGACAAGATTTCATTTCTTGAAATTGCAAATGGCAAAGTAAATTTTACACCAGCATCTTACACGCATATTGAAGAAAACACATACAAGATCAGACATTTGAGATTTTGTATCTCAAAACTCAACAGGATTAACTTTGAAAATAAAGGTCAAAGAAACTTAAACAACAGGAAAATAGAAGGTAGTACTAATCTTATCTCAAGCTATATACTTGAAAACATTATTGATTCTACCAATCTGATCATAGTAGGTGTAAGTGAAAACGGAATCATACAAATATATAACAAAGCAGCTGAAGTCACTTCAGGTTTTTCAAGAAAAGAAATGATCGGTAAAAAGTGGTTCGATTATGTGACGCCTAAAGATGTTTACAAATATTATGCGGGGAAGACCAAGCGTAATTTACAGAGCTTTGAGACTTCTCTTATAACGAAATCAGGCGAAGAAAAAATTATTCACTGGCAAATTAACGAAGTACATTTCGGTGGGGAGTTAGTTGGTTCAATTGCCCTTGGCATGGATATCTCTGGTCTTATAAAATATATTAACAAATTAAATGAGGGACATGAAAAATTTAAGGCACTTGAAGAAAATAAACTTTTTGGTATTGTAAGAAGATCACCTTATGGAAAATATATTTCCGCAAATCAAACCTTCTGTCAACTTACCGAATATTCACTGAATGAAATTACAAAACTAACATTAGATGTCCTTACCTACCATGAAGACCTGGATAAGGAAAGAGTATTGATTGACCAGTTAATCTCGGGTGAAATCTCAACCTATAAAATTGAGAAACGATTAATAACAAAATCAGGAAAAGTTATATGGGTTGAAGTGAATGCTGCACCATATAAAAATTTGTATGGTAAGATAGAATACTTCATTATAATAATTGAAAACATAGACCAAAGAAAAAATGCTGAATACACATTAAAGCAAAATGAAATAAAGTATAAAATTCTGGCAGATAATCCTACAATTGGCTTCGCATTCTCAGACGACAGAGGATTCCTGATTGAAAGTAATGAAGCATTTCATAAGATGCTTGGTTATCAAAAGAACGAACTTCTGGGAAGACATTTTAAAGACTTCACCTATCATGAAGATGCAAAAAGGGAAGCCGAGTTACTAGAAAAAATTTCGACAGGAGAAATCAATGATTACCAGATTGAGAAGAGGTATATGAATAAAAATAAAGATGTATTCTGGGTCGATATGAATTTAAGCACTGTGAGGAATGAAAAAAATGAAATTCAGTATTTCATCTGCATTACACAAAATATAGATACAAGAAAAAAAGCAGAAGAAGCGCTGAAACAAAGTGAAGAACAATATCGATTTCTTGCCAACACCGTTCCTCAGATATTCTGGAGTGCTGACGAATATGGTATAGTTAATTTTTTCAATAAAAAATGGATAGAATTTACCGGATTATCAGTGGAAGAATCCATTAACAACGGATGGCTTTCTGCGATATACCCGGAGGACATGGTGTCAACAGAAAAAGAATGGTATGAAGCCGTAAACCAAGGAATAAAATATGAAAAAGAACTGAGGTTAATGAATAAGGAGGGAAAATACAAATGGTTTCTTTCCAAAGCAACACCATTAAAAGACGCTAAAGGGAATATCATAAAATGGTTCGGCACTAGCATGGATATTCATGACTTAAAAATTGCTATTCAAAACCTTGAAGATGCCTATAAAGAATTAAAAAAAGCCAATGTAGACCTTGATAATTTTATTTATACAGCTTCCCACGATCTAAAAGCCCCTGTATCAAATATTGAAGGGCTTGTAACATACCTTGATCAGCTTTTAAAGGAAATGTATTCACCAAACGAGCAAAATGGAGAAGTTGAGAGTCTTATAGATATGATGTACCAAAGCTTAGCGAAATTCAAAAAAACCATTGAAGATCTCTCTGATGTAACCAAAGCACAAGGAAACGGTACATCAAAGGATTTGACAGAGATCAACCTTTACGATGCTCTGGAAGAAGCCAAAATAACATTAATGAATGATATAAATAATTCTAAATGCATTATTACATATCAATTGACTGCCCCTGAGATTAAGTTTTCCATAAAGGATTTCAGAAGTATTTTATATAACTTACTCAGTAATGCTATTAAATACAGATCAAGGAAGAGAAAATGCAGGATAACTATTAAAACATACTATCAAAAGGATGCAATAGTATTAGAGGTAAAAGATAATGGCATTGGAATCTCCCCCAAAAACCAGGAAGGAATGTTTCAGATATTCAGAAGGGTTCACAACCAAAAGCTGGATGTAGACGGTACAGGAGTAGGTCTGTACATTTTAAAGAGAATTATGGATAATAACAATGGCTCTATACAAGTAGAGAGTGAAGTGGATAAAGGTAGTACATTCAGACTTATCTTTTCTAATCAAAAAAATAACCTGTAA
- a CDS encoding DEAD/DEAH box helicase — protein sequence MKFEEYPIPQEIKKSLEEAGLKRPTDIQFKCIQPILNKEDVLAIAQTGTGKTAAFVIPVLTLLHESKHKNNNIKCLVMVPTRELAVQINEVFEKIGKYTKIKSFAIYGGVEQETQIRQLEGRIDVLIATPGRMFDLAHQGHLSLDNIEILILDEADHMLDLGFIRDIRDVKQMLSQKHQTLFFSATIDKKIKEIAYSLVRNAIRIQISPKDPVSKKIDHFVAFVEMDDKRFFLERIVKDNAQKKILAFVRTKVRAERLSAAMERAGIAALTLHGDKEQEDRLKVLNLFKQGKSKLLIATDVSARGIDISNVEIVINYDLPEQPENYVHRIGRTGRGTDRGRAISFCSKEELSLLETIEEYIGKEITVMEISKQDYIETIESTEENNTDWKSLMKNVEDLDFDKNIQKGKHSKKKK from the coding sequence ATGAAATTCGAAGAATATCCAATTCCGCAAGAAATAAAAAAAAGCCTGGAAGAAGCTGGTTTAAAAAGACCGACTGACATTCAGTTCAAGTGTATTCAGCCTATTCTGAATAAGGAAGACGTGCTGGCAATTGCACAAACCGGTACTGGCAAAACTGCTGCATTTGTAATCCCTGTCCTCACTCTGCTTCACGAATCCAAACATAAGAACAATAACATCAAATGCCTGGTAATGGTACCAACCAGAGAGCTTGCAGTACAAATTAATGAAGTATTTGAGAAGATTGGAAAATACACAAAAATAAAGTCTTTTGCAATTTATGGAGGAGTGGAACAAGAGACACAGATCAGGCAGCTTGAAGGGAGAATTGATGTACTTATAGCCACTCCAGGCAGAATGTTTGACCTTGCCCATCAGGGGCATTTAAGTCTGGATAACATAGAAATATTGATTCTGGACGAAGCGGATCACATGCTTGATCTGGGTTTTATCAGAGATATAAGAGACGTTAAGCAGATGCTTTCCCAAAAACACCAGACACTTTTTTTCTCTGCAACAATAGATAAAAAAATTAAGGAAATCGCTTATTCCCTTGTCAGAAATGCAATAAGAATACAAATCTCCCCCAAAGATCCTGTATCCAAAAAAATTGATCATTTCGTAGCCTTTGTTGAAATGGACGATAAAAGGTTTTTCCTTGAAAGAATTGTGAAAGATAATGCTCAGAAAAAAATTCTTGCTTTTGTAAGAACCAAAGTACGTGCAGAACGATTGTCAGCCGCAATGGAAAGAGCGGGTATTGCAGCTCTTACCTTGCACGGAGACAAAGAACAGGAGGACCGGTTGAAGGTATTGAACTTATTTAAACAGGGTAAATCAAAGCTACTTATTGCTACGGATGTCAGTGCAAGAGGTATCGATATTTCTAATGTAGAAATTGTGATAAACTATGATCTTCCTGAACAACCCGAAAACTACGTTCATCGAATCGGAAGAACAGGTCGTGGTACCGACAGAGGAAGAGCCATTTCATTCTGCAGCAAAGAGGAACTTTCATTATTAGAAACTATTGAGGAATATATAGGAAAAGAAATCACAGTAATGGAAATCAGTAAACAGGACTACATAGAAACCATTGAATCTACTGAAGAAAATAATACAGATTGGAAATCTTTAATGAAGAATGTTGAAGACCTTGATTTTGATAAAAATATTCAGAAGGGAAAACATTCAAAAAAGAAAAAATAA
- a CDS encoding AAA family ATPase translates to MEFPSYGIVEEIQSDYSTVLYRVAVNSETFLLKALKSPSDQSSLARLRHEFAIANEITFQGVPKHIHLESTSALAGIFIEDIDGIRLTEFIKKVPIDLNTFFKISINICGLLDELHQRRIVHHAINPYNIFISPDSFDVKILNFSNSTHSNNKVINLSFLTGETKLEYISPEQSGRVQWKTDSRSDIYSLGVIFYEMLGELNPFYSEDSMEIIHFHIAKSPRPLNKLKVEVPDILSDMISKMISKNPEDRYQSASGIKDDLEICYEQLLNNGTIEVFPLCSTDFSSNFQISKRIYGRDLEIQQLEEAFDEACAGRTGFVQVTGYSGVGKSLMVRQICAKVIDKRGCFIEGKFNQIQQNIPYYAFIIAFREFVDFILKEKHERLNNWKNIICAAVGANGKVLTEVVPNLELLIGVQPEVPSLTPAETLNRFNFVTRNFIKSIATEDSPLVIFIDDLQWADNASLELLKLLLSGKEISNLLIIGALRDNEVGEYHSLNKVVKDIKASIPVRSIHIKNLTFDDVSCIINESFGIAESQKDHLVDLVYHKTKGNAFFVHQFLKSLYEEKLLNFDFINRQWELDIKGTEELNITDNVVDLVAARIQKLPDETQKVFKLAACLGNRFDLLLLSIICNKPEHDLAQDVQIGLIEDLVIPVERSYKFSHDKVQQAVYMLLNEDERDTLHLQLGKVLLAYFSNDQIEEYIFDIANQFVSGINALDSDQEKMQAAELFVLAGKKAKRASAYSSSLDYLIRGIDLLSENTWKENYDLSLALYSEAAESAYLCGNYDKMEDWIEHVLSNTEITLDQVKVYEIRIRAYTALARVEEAVVTALKVLKILGVKFPEKPNKFHVLMDVLKVKAALGANSLDSFWKSKQMNNPKVYAAIRIIASVASASYFSFPDLFPLFATKPFLLMVKHGNCAMSSYITVSYALIISGGFEDYATSKRLVKLASEQEKYFPPEQHKSRVGMVSNTFLTHVFDHLKKTIAPLEEAYKAGVQAGDFEYAAYSVLIQSINEFISGNQLRDSIVSMRVRTRRIVQLQQSTPLCSHSLFAQTAQNLYENPKDPLLLIGEFFDESKVNPYKEGSITKSSTFDYFICKLLLSYYLCKFEEAYKYAVEAEKYVANSVGNPLVPSFYLYQSIAYLAVVNGKGPKERKSILRRVLNNQKKLAKLSKSAPMNYLHKFYIIEAELNRVKGKNDKAYANYIKAISFARQYEYLHEEALVLEMMGKFNLSRKEPVQGEFYIQKAREQYYHWGAIAKVEELENRYPSFLKFGKTVGGHHSVMNEQEQVAGDAIGFDLKSIMKASTAISGEINLERLLEKMIRIVLENAGAEKGLLVLKNEDEEFYVEAEGALDDPIVTVLKSIDFKEAGLIPNSIFQYVLHTKESLVIDNAIEDPKFSSDELIQEKNLKSVLCLPILKSGNIMGVLYLENNLISNAFTPERIQFLQLLSGQMAVSIENALNEEKKVAAFRERENLLKKINIQQTILSKEVIKTQEYERKRIAEELHDGMGYLLSTLKLNLTAFKESGVEDRESYLDSSLNLLEDAFKELKSISNNLMPDVLLQYGLVLAVDFVCKRITSTGKVCINFKSFNINKKFRTDFEIEVFRVVQELINNALKHSEAKNMDIQFVNQNDILVVTVEDDGKGFNFEKTIKSRKKGRGLNNIIARVNFLRGTVNFDSSERGTSVILSIPLKVKID, encoded by the coding sequence ATGGAATTCCCATCCTATGGCATAGTAGAAGAAATTCAATCTGATTATAGCACTGTGCTCTATCGGGTTGCTGTTAATTCCGAAACTTTTCTTCTTAAAGCATTAAAATCACCAAGTGATCAGAGTAGTCTTGCTAGATTAAGGCACGAATTTGCCATTGCAAATGAAATTACGTTTCAAGGTGTACCAAAACATATTCATCTCGAAAGCACCTCAGCTTTAGCTGGGATTTTTATTGAAGATATAGATGGGATAAGACTTACTGAATTTATTAAGAAAGTACCGATAGATTTAAATACTTTTTTTAAGATCAGTATAAATATCTGTGGTCTATTGGACGAGCTACACCAAAGGAGGATAGTTCACCATGCTATTAACCCCTATAATATTTTTATCTCTCCAGATAGCTTTGATGTAAAAATTTTAAATTTTAGTAACTCTACTCATTCAAATAATAAAGTTATCAACCTTAGCTTTCTAACAGGTGAAACCAAGCTTGAATATATTTCTCCCGAACAAAGCGGAAGGGTGCAATGGAAGACAGATAGCCGAAGTGATATTTATTCTCTTGGAGTTATATTTTACGAAATGCTTGGAGAGTTAAATCCCTTTTATTCTGAGGATTCAATGGAAATAATCCATTTCCATATTGCAAAAAGTCCAAGGCCGTTAAACAAGCTGAAAGTAGAAGTGCCTGATATTTTATCCGACATGATCAGTAAAATGATCAGCAAAAATCCTGAAGATAGATATCAATCTGCAAGTGGCATAAAAGATGACCTTGAAATCTGTTATGAACAGTTGCTTAATAATGGCACTATAGAGGTATTCCCTTTGTGCAGTACTGACTTTTCTTCTAATTTTCAAATTTCGAAGAGGATATACGGAAGGGACCTGGAAATTCAACAACTTGAAGAAGCCTTTGATGAAGCATGTGCAGGAAGAACAGGTTTTGTTCAAGTTACAGGATATTCAGGTGTCGGAAAATCTTTAATGGTAAGACAGATATGTGCAAAGGTAATTGATAAAAGAGGGTGTTTTATAGAAGGAAAATTTAACCAGATACAACAAAATATACCTTATTATGCATTCATCATTGCTTTCAGAGAATTTGTAGATTTTATTCTAAAGGAAAAGCATGAAAGGCTTAATAATTGGAAGAACATCATCTGCGCTGCAGTGGGGGCGAACGGAAAAGTACTTACAGAGGTTGTTCCCAACCTTGAATTGCTAATTGGCGTTCAACCTGAAGTACCATCACTAACACCGGCAGAAACACTTAACAGATTTAATTTCGTTACAAGAAATTTTATTAAATCTATTGCCACTGAAGATAGTCCCCTTGTAATATTTATTGATGATCTTCAATGGGCAGACAATGCTTCCCTTGAATTGCTTAAACTACTTTTATCCGGTAAAGAAATAAGCAACCTCCTGATTATAGGAGCTCTGAGAGATAACGAAGTGGGGGAGTATCACTCCTTAAACAAAGTAGTAAAAGATATAAAAGCATCGATTCCTGTAAGATCTATACACATAAAAAATTTAACTTTTGATGATGTAAGTTGCATTATTAATGAATCATTTGGAATTGCTGAGTCACAAAAGGATCATCTTGTAGATCTGGTCTATCACAAAACTAAAGGTAATGCATTCTTTGTGCATCAGTTCCTGAAATCTTTATACGAGGAAAAACTTCTGAATTTTGATTTTATAAACCGTCAGTGGGAACTTGATATCAAGGGGACGGAAGAGCTTAATATTACGGATAATGTTGTGGATCTTGTAGCTGCAAGAATTCAAAAGCTTCCTGATGAAACTCAGAAAGTTTTTAAACTTGCGGCTTGTCTTGGCAACCGTTTTGATCTTCTCTTACTTTCTATCATTTGTAATAAACCTGAGCATGACCTGGCACAGGATGTTCAGATCGGATTGATTGAAGATCTTGTTATTCCGGTAGAAAGAAGTTATAAGTTCTCTCATGATAAAGTTCAGCAGGCAGTTTATATGCTGCTTAATGAAGATGAAAGAGACACCCTTCACCTTCAATTGGGAAAAGTCTTGCTTGCTTACTTTTCAAATGATCAGATTGAAGAATATATATTTGATATCGCAAATCAGTTTGTTTCGGGAATCAATGCCCTTGATTCGGATCAAGAGAAAATGCAAGCTGCGGAACTCTTTGTACTTGCAGGTAAAAAGGCAAAAAGAGCCTCTGCCTACTCATCAAGTCTTGATTATTTAATCAGGGGAATCGACCTACTTTCAGAAAACACTTGGAAAGAAAATTATGACTTAAGTCTTGCATTGTATAGTGAAGCTGCTGAAAGTGCTTATCTCTGCGGAAATTACGATAAAATGGAAGATTGGATTGAACATGTTCTGAGTAACACTGAGATAACACTTGATCAGGTAAAAGTCTATGAAATCAGGATAAGAGCTTATACAGCGCTTGCAAGAGTTGAAGAAGCGGTGGTAACAGCGCTAAAGGTACTGAAAATTCTTGGAGTTAAATTCCCTGAAAAGCCCAACAAGTTCCATGTATTAATGGATGTGCTTAAAGTTAAGGCGGCTTTAGGTGCGAATTCACTTGATAGCTTTTGGAAGAGTAAGCAAATGAATAACCCTAAGGTATATGCTGCCATAAGAATTATTGCAAGCGTAGCCTCTGCTTCATATTTTTCTTTTCCAGATTTGTTCCCATTGTTTGCAACAAAGCCATTTCTCCTGATGGTGAAGCATGGTAACTGTGCTATGTCTTCATATATTACTGTAAGTTATGCTCTGATCATTTCAGGTGGATTTGAAGATTATGCAACCAGCAAAAGGCTGGTTAAACTGGCAAGTGAACAGGAAAAGTACTTTCCACCTGAACAGCATAAGTCAAGAGTTGGAATGGTTTCCAATACATTCCTGACGCATGTGTTCGATCATTTGAAAAAGACAATAGCTCCTTTGGAAGAAGCTTATAAAGCAGGTGTGCAGGCCGGAGATTTTGAGTATGCTGCATATTCGGTTTTAATACAATCTATCAATGAGTTCATATCAGGGAATCAGTTGAGAGATAGTATTGTTTCAATGAGGGTGAGAACCAGAAGGATTGTCCAACTACAGCAGTCTACTCCATTGTGCAGTCATAGCTTGTTTGCCCAGACTGCACAAAATCTATACGAAAATCCTAAAGATCCTTTATTGCTCATAGGAGAGTTTTTTGATGAGTCAAAGGTGAATCCATATAAGGAAGGATCCATTACTAAATCTTCAACCTTTGATTATTTTATATGCAAACTGTTACTTTCCTATTATCTGTGCAAATTTGAAGAGGCATATAAGTATGCTGTAGAAGCAGAAAAGTATGTGGCCAATTCTGTAGGAAATCCATTGGTGCCATCTTTCTATCTTTATCAGTCAATAGCCTATCTGGCTGTGGTGAATGGAAAGGGCCCGAAGGAAAGGAAGAGCATTCTTAGAAGGGTTTTGAATAATCAGAAGAAGCTTGCTAAACTTTCCAAAAGTGCTCCTATGAACTACTTACACAAATTTTATATTATAGAGGCAGAGTTAAACAGGGTAAAAGGTAAAAATGATAAGGCATATGCTAACTATATAAAAGCTATTTCATTTGCCCGTCAATATGAATACCTTCATGAAGAAGCACTGGTCTTAGAGATGATGGGTAAGTTTAACCTGTCTCGTAAAGAACCTGTACAGGGAGAGTTTTATATTCAAAAAGCAAGAGAGCAATACTATCATTGGGGAGCAATTGCTAAAGTTGAAGAGCTTGAAAACAGATATCCTTCGTTTCTGAAATTCGGAAAAACAGTTGGAGGTCATCATTCTGTAATGAATGAACAGGAGCAGGTTGCAGGAGATGCAATAGGTTTTGATCTCAAAAGTATCATGAAGGCATCTACTGCTATTTCCGGAGAAATAAACCTTGAAAGGCTTCTTGAAAAAATGATCAGGATAGTTTTGGAAAATGCAGGTGCTGAAAAGGGATTATTGGTTCTTAAAAATGAGGATGAAGAATTTTATGTAGAAGCAGAAGGAGCGTTGGATGACCCTATTGTTACCGTACTTAAAAGTATCGATTTTAAAGAAGCTGGATTGATTCCGAATTCTATTTTTCAGTATGTGCTGCATACAAAAGAAAGTCTGGTAATAGATAATGCAATAGAAGATCCAAAATTTTCTTCAGATGAACTGATTCAGGAAAAGAATCTTAAATCCGTTTTGTGTTTGCCAATTTTGAAATCCGGCAACATCATGGGTGTTCTTTACCTGGAAAATAACCTTATCTCAAATGCCTTTACTCCTGAAAGGATTCAATTCCTTCAACTGTTGTCAGGTCAAATGGCGGTATCAATAGAAAATGCATTGAATGAAGAAAAGAAAGTCGCAGCCTTCAGGGAGCGGGAAAATCTGCTTAAGAAAATCAACATTCAACAAACAATCCTTTCAAAAGAAGTTATCAAAACCCAGGAGTATGAACGCAAGAGAATTGCTGAAGAGTTGCATGATGGGATGGGATATCTGCTATCTACCCTAAAACTGAATTTGACGGCATTCAAGGAGAGTGGTGTAGAAGATAGGGAAAGTTACCTGGACAGCTCATTAAACCTTCTTGAAGATGCCTTTAAGGAGTTGAAATCAATTTCCAACAACCTTATGCCGGATGTACTACTACAGTATGGACTTGTTCTGGCTGTCGACTTTGTTTGCAAAAGAATTACAAGTACCGGTAAAGTATGTATTAATTTCAAATCCTTTAATATCAATAAAAAATTCCGAACTGATTTTGAAATTGAGGTTTTCCGCGTAGTTCAGGAGCTTATTAATAATGCTTTAAAGCACTCTGAAGCAAAAAATATGGATATTCAGTTTGTAAATCAGAATGATATTCTGGTAGTAACTGTGGAAGATGACGGAAAAGGGTTTAACTTTGAGAAGACTATTAAATCCCGAAAAAAGGGCAGAGGTTTAAACAATATCATAGCGCGAGTGAATTTTCTCAGAGGTACTGTCAATTTCGACTCTTCCGAAAGAGGAACCTCTGTCATTCTAAGTATACCATTAAAAGTGAAAATAGATTAA
- a CDS encoding response regulator translates to MIKILIADDHQLFIDGLSSLMKNEPEIEISGQALNGAEVLSVLASKSIDIILLDINMPDTDIVALTKEIREKYPNLKVIILTMYHGTRYYTKLLKYGIHGYLYKSEGKEVFLTAIKMASQGEMYISKELFSSGAKNTKDLMPAFSLKSSNIDNVLTKRELEILKLIVQECSNNTIAEKLFISTGTVDTHRKNIILKLGVKNTVGLIKYCIQNNLID, encoded by the coding sequence ATGATAAAGATCTTAATTGCGGACGATCATCAGTTATTTATTGATGGGTTGTCAAGTTTAATGAAAAACGAGCCAGAGATAGAAATTTCAGGCCAGGCACTAAACGGGGCAGAGGTACTTTCTGTGCTTGCCAGCAAAAGTATTGATATCATTCTCCTGGATATCAATATGCCAGATACGGATATCGTTGCCCTTACAAAGGAAATCCGTGAAAAATACCCAAATCTTAAGGTCATTATCCTGACGATGTATCACGGGACTCGTTATTATACAAAGCTTCTTAAATATGGTATTCATGGTTATCTATATAAAAGTGAAGGGAAAGAGGTGTTCCTAACTGCTATCAAAATGGCTTCTCAAGGCGAAATGTATATCAGTAAAGAATTATTTTCAAGTGGGGCAAAAAATACCAAAGACCTAATGCCTGCATTTAGTTTAAAGTCTTCCAATATCGATAATGTTTTGACAAAAAGAGAGTTGGAGATTTTAAAACTAATCGTTCAGGAATGTTCAAATAATACTATAGCTGAAAAACTATTTATCAGCACTGGCACAGTTGATACTCATAGAAAAAATATAATTCTAAAGTTGGGAGTAAAAAATACTGTGGGCCTTATCAAATATTGTATTCAGAATAATCTTATAGATTAA
- a CDS encoding winged helix-turn-helix domain-containing protein, whose protein sequence is MKGLITNLNKAFENRIRLGIMSVLMVNDWVDFNALKETLDVTDGNLASHLNALEKIKYIEVRKSFIGKKPNTSYGASKEGKNAFKEHLNALEALINAKKN, encoded by the coding sequence GTGAAAGGTCTAATAACAAATCTGAATAAAGCATTTGAAAACAGAATCCGCCTTGGTATAATGTCTGTGCTGATGGTCAATGACTGGGTGGATTTTAATGCCTTAAAAGAAACCCTTGATGTTACGGACGGAAATCTGGCAAGTCACCTGAATGCACTTGAGAAAATAAAGTATATAGAAGTGAGAAAATCATTTATAGGTAAAAAACCTAATACATCTTATGGTGCTTCTAAAGAAGGAAAAAATGCATTTAAAGAACATTTGAATGCATTAGAAGCACTTATTAATGCGAAAAAAAACTGA